Proteins encoded in a region of the Malaciobacter mytili LMG 24559 genome:
- a CDS encoding DUF2528 family protein, whose product MSKKIEVTVTYIDVVDIKIVFDDTPETQKKCHEINNFWGGSKNRLEDVDNCIYKCVSRLIGNEIIRLHMKSSFYCGVNAAIKAFNEGIEGFPSIDGQYGIKLEYCDDFELSDLDVDFSVKEK is encoded by the coding sequence ATGAGTAAAAAAATAGAAGTGACAGTTACTTATATAGATGTTGTAGATATAAAAATTGTTTTTGATGATACTCCAGAAACGCAAAAAAAATGTCATGAAATTAATAACTTTTGGGGTGGTAGTAAAAATAGATTAGAGGATGTTGATAATTGTATTTATAAGTGTGTATCAAGATTAATAGGAAATGAAATTATTAGGTTACATATGAAGAGTTCATTTTATTGTGGTGTGAATGCAGCAATAAAAGCTTTTAATGAAGGAATTGAAGGTTTTCCATCAATTGATGGACAATATGGAATTAAGCTTGAATATTGTGATGATTTTGAGCTTAGTGATTTAGATGTTGATTTTAGTGTTAAAGAAAAATAG
- a CDS encoding DoxX family protein, translating into MNRTTDSDIGKLILRLTVAILMLFHGYAKIIHGVSFVENMLVEKNLPEILAYGVYIGEVLAPIFLIFGYMTRLSAFTILCTMLTAIYLVHPNDIFLLNKFGAPVLETIYFYIFSCIAILFLGPGKIAFDSK; encoded by the coding sequence ATGAATAGAACAACTGATTCTGATATTGGGAAACTAATACTAAGGCTAACAGTAGCTATTTTAATGCTTTTTCATGGTTATGCAAAAATTATCCATGGGGTTAGTTTTGTTGAAAATATGTTAGTTGAAAAAAATTTACCCGAAATTTTAGCATATGGAGTTTATATTGGTGAAGTTTTAGCCCCTATATTTTTAATCTTTGGATATATGACAAGATTAAGTGCCTTTACTATACTTTGCACAATGCTAACAGCAATTTATTTAGTACATCCAAATGATATTTTCCTTTTAAATAAGTTTGGTGCACCTGTTTTAGAAACTATCTATTTTTACATATTTAGTTGTATTGCTATCCTATTTTTAGGGCCAGGTAAAATAGCATTTGATTCAAAGTAA
- a CDS encoding MarR family winged helix-turn-helix transcriptional regulator, which produces MNPKSQNLEPIIFEKLTTNPIFTLASKIYQINDILKKEIEKILKKHQLTFYELEILVVLHENENDFLKPSDLYKKLLFSTGGITKLIQRLEKKNYITKEIFLDDLRTKPISITTKGEQVVLEVFPKILKIEKDVFSKLNKEEISNISNSLEKLITLSK; this is translated from the coding sequence ATGAATCCAAAGTCACAAAATTTAGAGCCAATAATTTTTGAAAAACTCACAACAAATCCAATTTTTACTCTTGCTTCAAAAATATATCAGATAAATGACATCTTAAAAAAAGAAATTGAAAAAATTTTAAAAAAACATCAATTAACTTTTTATGAATTGGAGATTTTAGTTGTTTTACATGAAAATGAAAATGATTTTTTAAAGCCAAGTGATTTATATAAAAAGTTGCTTTTTTCAACAGGTGGAATTACAAAGCTTATTCAAAGATTGGAAAAAAAGAACTATATAACAAAAGAGATATTTTTAGATGATTTAAGAACAAAGCCTATTAGTATTACTACTAAAGGTGAACAAGTAGTTTTAGAAGTCTTTCCTAAAATATTAAAAATTGAAAAAGATGTTTTTTCTAAATTAAATAAAGAAGAAATTAGTAATATAAGTAATAGTTTGGAAAAGTTGATTACTCTTTCAAAGTAA
- a CDS encoding Mu transposase C-terminal domain-containing protein, which translates to MTASKHKREKAILKCQFIEKYFKRDDNMNQEQWLRHILRVSIDFDVLGKVSTKQLNDWIAKYKAAKQAGTNVVEAFIDRRGAKAGAGVKSLSEEMKKVAEAYFIKDTFIQITDVHLNMLDKFGETLPSYDVLLNYYKEWKRDNPLLYAFAQSPDGAKNKFKPAVGNMSAKAKHKNHYWELDSTPADIICEDGKRYAIMAAMDVYSRRVVFHVAETSNSYSIAQLLRKAILTLGIPQNVIIDNGKDYTSNHFMSVCYNLKINPIIVPPFSGEKKPHIERVFGTLSRQLFMQVAGFVGSNVSQREKIQARQSFAQKVNSIEAWRALQSKKTPDERKQIRDAWKIKKENLGLELNVLKTANELQDMCDKWVHRIYERKVHKSIEMTPVAKWQQCVIPAESISDPNMLNLLLGESVIRKVGKKGISFDKCNYAHEKLIEHLGKSVFILAPDDMGYIFVHDMNMNFICIAEDLEHTGQSRAVSKKIESKWNALTRHLDKMLKEAKNLADVTIETRIENIKDEVDTYTITVPKQSEMIDALKRNALIIETEDLKALEKSNKFDFKNKDESGKPTKVLPSGRPPFKSKVERFVWVLEHQDKMNDRDKVLMDKHPDLVEIAKQQLKIS; encoded by the coding sequence TTGACTGCAAGTAAACACAAAAGAGAAAAGGCAATTTTAAAATGTCAGTTTATTGAAAAGTATTTTAAACGTGATGACAATATGAACCAAGAGCAGTGGTTGAGACATATACTAAGAGTAAGTATTGATTTTGATGTGCTTGGAAAGGTATCAACTAAACAGCTGAATGATTGGATAGCCAAATATAAAGCTGCTAAACAAGCTGGTACAAATGTTGTTGAAGCTTTTATTGATAGACGAGGTGCAAAAGCTGGAGCTGGTGTTAAGAGTTTAAGTGAAGAGATGAAAAAGGTTGCAGAAGCTTACTTTATCAAAGATACATTTATTCAGATAACTGATGTGCATTTGAATATGCTTGATAAGTTTGGTGAAACATTACCATCATATGATGTTTTATTGAATTATTACAAAGAGTGGAAGCGAGATAATCCATTACTTTATGCATTTGCACAATCACCTGATGGTGCAAAGAATAAGTTTAAACCAGCAGTTGGAAATATGAGTGCGAAAGCCAAGCATAAAAACCATTATTGGGAACTTGACTCGACACCTGCAGATATTATATGTGAAGATGGAAAGCGTTATGCTATTATGGCTGCAATGGATGTTTATTCAAGAAGAGTGGTTTTTCATGTAGCTGAAACATCTAACTCTTATAGTATTGCACAGCTTTTAAGAAAAGCCATACTTACACTTGGTATTCCACAAAATGTTATTATTGATAATGGTAAGGATTATACATCAAATCACTTTATGAGTGTTTGTTATAACTTAAAAATTAATCCTATCATTGTACCACCATTTAGTGGAGAGAAAAAGCCACATATTGAGAGAGTTTTTGGAACATTATCAAGACAGCTTTTTATGCAAGTAGCTGGATTTGTAGGAAGTAATGTATCTCAAAGAGAAAAGATACAAGCAAGACAATCTTTTGCACAAAAGGTTAACTCTATTGAGGCATGGAGAGCTTTACAGAGTAAAAAGACACCTGATGAGAGAAAGCAAATAAGAGATGCTTGGAAGATTAAAAAAGAGAACTTAGGTTTAGAGCTGAATGTTTTAAAAACAGCAAACGAACTGCAAGATATGTGTGATAAATGGGTTCATAGAATTTATGAGCGAAAAGTTCATAAAAGTATTGAGATGACACCTGTTGCAAAGTGGCAACAATGTGTGATTCCTGCTGAGAGTATTTCCGATCCAAATATGTTGAATTTATTACTTGGTGAAAGTGTTATTAGAAAAGTAGGAAAAAAGGGAATTAGTTTTGATAAGTGCAATTATGCACATGAGAAACTAATTGAGCATTTAGGAAAAAGTGTTTTTATCTTGGCTCCTGATGATATGGGATATATCTTTGTTCATGATATGAATATGAATTTCATTTGTATAGCTGAAGATTTAGAACATACTGGACAAAGTAGAGCAGTGTCTAAAAAAATTGAGAGTAAATGGAATGCACTTACACGGCATCTTGACAAAATGTTAAAAGAAGCTAAGAACTTAGCTGATGTAACAATTGAAACAAGAATAGAAAATATCAAAGATGAAGTTGATACTTATACAATAACAGTTCCAAAGCAAAGTGAGATGATTGATGCATTGAAAAGAAATGCACTAATTATTGAAACTGAAGATTTGAAAGCTTTAGAAAAATCAAACAAATTTGACTTTAAAAATAAAGATGAAAGTGGAAAGCCAACTAAAGTATTGCCAAGCGGAAGACCACCTTTTAAATCTAAAGTTGAAAGATTTGTTTGGGTTCTTGAACACCAAGACAAAATGAATGATAGAGACAAAGTATTGATGGATAAACATCCTGATTTAGTAGAGATTGCAAAACAACAATTAAAAATATCATAA
- a CDS encoding AAA family ATPase has protein sequence MQHKFITTDNYIMCLEALKELKDLPRDMEKMGLFFGNAGRGKSLIIERLSAELDAALVRTLGGWTAKSMLIDICFELGLDDKGSTATLQNRVIDELTEHPRILIIDEIDTLFENNKRILLVMLRDIHDVAKTPIVFTGMEQCEKKFKKDAHYYDRFARKIKMIPTTLNDIRRLCDSSTIKIENDLVEYLHNKYRNFRPIKVLITALENYCELNDYDSVDLKTFKASEVEKINEH, from the coding sequence ATGCAGCATAAATTTATTACAACAGATAATTATATTATGTGCTTAGAAGCACTTAAAGAGTTAAAAGATTTACCAAGAGATATGGAAAAAATGGGCTTATTTTTTGGAAATGCGGGAAGAGGTAAAAGTTTAATTATTGAAAGATTATCAGCAGAACTAGATGCTGCTTTAGTTAGAACTCTTGGTGGATGGACAGCTAAAAGTATGCTTATAGATATATGTTTTGAGTTAGGTTTGGATGATAAAGGATCGACTGCAACTTTACAAAATAGAGTAATTGATGAATTAACTGAGCATCCAAGAATTTTGATAATTGATGAAATAGATACTTTATTTGAAAACAATAAAAGGATTTTACTTGTAATGCTAAGAGATATACATGATGTTGCAAAGACACCTATTGTTTTTACAGGAATGGAACAATGTGAAAAGAAGTTTAAAAAAGATGCACATTATTATGATCGATTTGCAAGAAAAATTAAGATGATTCCTACTACTTTAAATGATATACGAAGATTATGTGATAGTTCAACAATTAAAATTGAAAATGATTTAGTTGAATATTTACATAATAAGTATAGAAATTTTAGACCAATAAAAGTTCTAATTACTGCCCTTGAAAACTATTGTGAACTTAATGATTATGATAGTGTTGATTTAAAAACTTTTAAAGCAAGTGAAGTGGAGAAAATAAATGAACATTGA
- a CDS encoding S24 family peptidase, with translation MTKLSKRFSDAIEFIGIKNADIVKKYSVSRQNVNNFMTSQKTMTEKFAEICDGENININWLLTGNGEMFNNTSVKEVSTEAITVNYYPNVYAAAGGGAINGHSNVVPMLFDKGFLESLGLKQFKNLDMIKVTGDSMEPFIQNGEMVILERKNEAQNNDVVVANINGQVYIKRYEADPFFKWIKLKSENEFSGDILLENQEEMDALSIIGIVRAKIRPF, from the coding sequence ATGACAAAATTAAGTAAACGATTTAGTGACGCGATAGAATTTATTGGTATTAAAAATGCTGATATTGTAAAAAAATATTCAGTATCAAGACAAAATGTAAACAATTTTATGACATCACAAAAAACTATGACAGAAAAATTTGCAGAAATATGTGATGGTGAAAATATAAATATCAATTGGTTATTAACAGGAAATGGAGAAATGTTCAACAATACATCTGTAAAAGAAGTATCAACTGAAGCTATTACCGTTAACTATTATCCAAATGTATATGCAGCTGCTGGAGGTGGTGCAATAAATGGACACTCAAATGTAGTGCCAATGTTATTCGATAAAGGCTTCTTAGAATCATTAGGATTAAAACAGTTTAAAAACCTTGATATGATAAAAGTAACTGGTGACTCAATGGAACCATTTATTCAAAATGGTGAGATGGTAATACTTGAAAGAAAAAACGAAGCTCAGAACAATGATGTAGTAGTTGCAAATATAAATGGACAAGTATATATAAAAAGATATGAAGCAGATCCCTTCTTTAAATGGATTAAATTAAAAAGTGAAAATGAATTTTCAGGAGATATACTGTTAGAGAACCAAGAAGAGATGGATGCACTTTCTATTATAGGTATAGTAAGAGCAAAAATAAGACCATTTTAG
- a CDS encoding N-acetylmuramoyl-L-alanine amidase yields MKVAVIIGHSETSKGARNSSYDVSEFDFNQKLAHDIEHNFWKLNPEDEIIVVYRENGYKNLPQEINELNPDLIVSLHCNAFDTEAFGCEMLYYYKSEKSKEVARLFQNHLVQRLDNRDRGIKSRTVEDRGGYLLRYTKAPCIICEPFFIDNDDDFLRADECFLNGDLTRWFCEAIDLSLKYLKGHRMITINFNVRKENE; encoded by the coding sequence ATGAAAGTAGCAGTAATAATTGGACATAGTGAAACATCAAAAGGAGCTAGAAATAGCTCTTATGATGTAAGTGAGTTTGATTTTAATCAGAAGTTAGCTCATGATATAGAGCATAATTTTTGGAAGTTAAATCCTGAAGATGAGATTATCGTTGTATATAGAGAAAATGGCTATAAAAATCTTCCACAAGAGATAAATGAATTAAATCCTGATTTGATTGTAAGTTTACATTGTAATGCATTTGATACTGAAGCTTTTGGTTGTGAGATGCTTTATTACTATAAGAGTGAAAAAAGTAAAGAAGTTGCAAGACTTTTTCAAAATCATTTAGTCCAAAGATTAGACAATAGAGATAGAGGTATTAAATCAAGAACAGTAGAAGATAGAGGAGGATATTTACTTAGATATACAAAAGCTCCTTGCATTATATGTGAACCTTTTTTTATAGATAATGATGATGATTTTTTAAGAGCAGACGAGTGCTTCTTAAATGGTGATTTAACTAGATGGTTTTGTGAAGCAATTGACTTGAGTTTGAAGTATTTAAAAGGTCATAGAATGATAACTATTAACTTTAATGTAAGGAAAGAAAATGAGTAA
- a CDS encoding DUF3164 family protein, which yields MAVIVNGKWQDKEGNFKHPDMVRVDKQIEDELVEGLVESALVLHKQMKDFKIKAFAECYAFVDLLRKEYEMERITSTVGAVTLKSFNGIKEVQIQVAKLITFDQKLTLAKEKIDEYLTHKTENLDSEIQTLITRAFDVKNGKVDAKQIIGLKSYNITHPKWKEAMSMIDEATEIAGTKSYIRFKQRAGLKIDGGMETIVLDLAALPVEESEIQTVKKELVKEKQGDNQ from the coding sequence ATGGCAGTAATTGTGAATGGGAAATGGCAAGACAAGGAGGGGAACTTTAAACACCCTGATATGGTTAGAGTTGACAAGCAAATAGAAGATGAGCTTGTTGAAGGGTTAGTAGAGTCTGCATTGGTTCTGCACAAACAAATGAAAGATTTTAAAATTAAAGCTTTTGCTGAGTGCTATGCATTTGTTGACTTACTTAGAAAAGAATATGAGATGGAACGAATTACTAGCACTGTAGGAGCTGTAACTTTAAAAAGTTTCAATGGAATAAAAGAGGTGCAAATCCAAGTTGCAAAGTTGATTACTTTTGATCAAAAGCTAACTCTTGCAAAAGAAAAGATAGATGAGTACTTAACTCATAAAACAGAGAACTTAGACTCAGAAATCCAAACACTAATTACAAGAGCTTTTGATGTGAAGAATGGAAAGGTTGATGCAAAGCAGATTATAGGTCTTAAGTCATATAACATCACTCATCCAAAATGGAAAGAAGCAATGAGTATGATTGATGAAGCTACAGAGATTGCAGGAACTAAATCATACATTAGATTTAAGCAAAGAGCAGGACTTAAAATAGATGGTGGAATGGAAACTATTGTTTTAGATTTAGCAGCACTTCCAGTTGAAGAAAGTGAAATTCAAACAGTTAAAAAAGAGCTTGTAAAAGAAAAGCAAGGAGATAATCAATGA
- a CDS encoding AAA family ATPase: protein MIDFLDGIALTSDRLYRETEFLIPDFLPKRMITMYYADGGNAKTWLSYGVAAYICQHNLAKRVYYIDLDNPLDTLKDRGVSELLMNRFANFKYIHRSDLEESPIELLEKLAHKDNSKHHAYEDMVLIIDSWRNVTNIKNDEKAMYMMNLLMDIREAGMTVVGIAHSNKDGKNYEGSNNIKNSLDVMFKQTLLKSVMGEYIVVNLDPKKERSGVRACDWKINTNTLEMTKADAVTSRMDSQETEFVNNVKALLAKHPKGLNKTDVLEGIGTRKDNKTAINLLKKFEGEFYKMEQDGKKHIYSLL, encoded by the coding sequence ATGATTGATTTCTTAGATGGCATTGCTCTAACTTCTGACAGATTGTATAGAGAAACAGAGTTTTTAATACCTGATTTTCTACCCAAAAGAATGATTACAATGTATTATGCAGATGGTGGTAATGCTAAGACATGGTTAAGTTATGGAGTCGCTGCATATATTTGTCAACACAACTTGGCAAAGAGAGTTTACTATATCGACTTAGATAATCCACTTGATACTCTTAAAGATAGAGGTGTATCAGAATTACTTATGAATAGATTTGCAAATTTTAAATATATCCATAGAAGTGATTTAGAAGAGTCACCTATTGAATTACTTGAAAAATTAGCTCATAAAGATAACTCAAAACATCATGCTTATGAAGATATGGTTTTAATCATTGATAGCTGGAGAAATGTAACTAATATTAAGAACGATGAAAAAGCTATGTATATGATGAACTTACTTATGGATATAAGGGAAGCTGGTATGACTGTTGTAGGTATTGCACACTCAAATAAAGATGGTAAGAACTATGAAGGAAGTAACAATATCAAGAACTCACTTGATGTTATGTTTAAACAAACACTTCTTAAATCTGTAATGGGTGAGTATATTGTTGTAAACTTAGACCCTAAAAAAGAGAGGTCTGGAGTAAGAGCGTGTGATTGGAAAATCAATACTAATACTTTAGAGATGACCAAAGCTGATGCAGTGACTTCAAGAATGGATTCACAAGAGACGGAGTTTGTAAATAATGTAAAAGCACTGTTGGCTAAGCATCCAAAAGGTTTAAATAAAACAGATGTTTTAGAGGGTATTGGAACACGTAAAGATAATAAGACTGCTATTAACTTACTTAAGAAGTTTGAGGGTGAGTTTTACAAGATGGAACAAGATGGTAAGAAGCATATTTATTCTTTACTATAA
- a CDS encoding phage protein GemA/Gp16 family protein, translating into MTGKQQQYKKSLIQKIQINKKNVFPDDESRRDFMKSRFNCVSTKHMSIDQLNQMLNFCLRKVSDIPLVAPITSAQKQKIKTTWEDKAKKKSTSAMNAFIERITQRSSIEVLTKAEATKVIIAIDKMQ; encoded by the coding sequence ATGACTGGGAAACAACAACAATATAAAAAGTCACTCATTCAAAAGATACAAATCAATAAAAAGAATGTGTTTCCAGACGATGAGTCAAGGCGAGATTTTATGAAAAGTAGATTTAATTGTGTTAGTACAAAACACATGAGTATTGACCAGCTAAATCAAATGCTTAACTTTTGCCTTAGAAAAGTAAGTGATATACCTTTGGTAGCTCCTATCACATCAGCACAAAAACAGAAGATTAAAACTACTTGGGAAGATAAAGCTAAGAAGAAAAGTACAAGTGCTATGAATGCATTTATTGAAAGAATCACTCAAAGAAGTAGTATTGAAGTTCTTACTAAGGCTGAGGCTACAAAGGTAATTATTGCTATTGATAAAATGCAATAG